In Sulfuracidifex metallicus DSM 6482 = JCM 9184, a single window of DNA contains:
- a CDS encoding thiamine-phosphate synthase family protein has protein sequence MLKSPLYLITDHLLPSLRVLEAKKLREQGMSQTRIASLLGVTQPAVKQYLEENEQEYKEKLIQMGLNKEEIDEMLCSLTEVLTREGVKSAMLFITTRSLIFLSNLRFCKFHRGMDREIPADCAICGEIYRQDEETIFYDALKIIQNPLISFLIPQVLSNLAFAKRGAKDYNDILGIPGRIANIRGVPIAASKPQWGGSKHLSEILIRIMDNCPDVRSVMDIKYDSKVESSIRANGLSFSKVGPQDSVDDKMIAEAVSSVFNCKEDAVIHLGGKGLEPVTYIFGRNPLEVAEKVLKIARSYASS, from the coding sequence ATGTTAAAGTCACCATTATATCTGATTACAGACCATCTTCTACCTTCATTAAGGGTGCTTGAAGCTAAAAAGCTTAGAGAACAAGGTATGAGTCAAACTAGAATAGCGTCCCTTTTAGGTGTTACTCAGCCTGCAGTTAAACAATACTTAGAGGAAAATGAACAAGAATACAAGGAAAAATTAATTCAAATGGGATTGAATAAGGAAGAAATTGATGAGATGTTATGCTCTTTGACAGAGGTATTAACTAGAGAGGGTGTGAAGAGTGCAATGCTATTTATCACAACTAGATCTTTAATATTTCTAAGTAATCTAAGATTTTGCAAATTTCATAGAGGAATGGATAGGGAAATTCCGGCCGATTGTGCTATATGTGGTGAAATATATAGACAAGACGAGGAGACTATTTTCTATGATGCATTAAAAATAATACAAAATCCACTAATTTCGTTCCTCATACCACAAGTATTAAGCAATTTGGCATTTGCAAAGAGAGGGGCTAAGGATTACAACGACATTTTAGGAATACCAGGGAGAATAGCCAACATAAGGGGAGTTCCGATTGCAGCTTCGAAACCGCAATGGGGAGGAAGTAAACACCTTTCTGAAATTTTAATTAGAATTATGGACAATTGTCCAGATGTAAGGTCCGTAATGGACATAAAGTACGATTCTAAGGTTGAATCCTCAATAAGGGCTAATGGTCTTTCCTTTTCTAAAGTTGGCCCACAAGATTCTGTAGATGATAAAATGATTGCTGAAGCCGTTAGCTCGGTCTTCAACTGCAAAGAGGACGCAGTAATTCACTTGGGCGGAAAGGGATTAGAACCAGTTACATATATATTCGGCAGAAATCCTCTGGAAGTTGCTGAAAAAGTTCTTAAGATAGCTAGGTCCTATGCCTCAAGTTAG
- a CDS encoding ATP-binding protein, producing MDLMGKLRDVKVITRQTADGRGSISFRSYVIEFPFSRSQINVGKLLYTPTIEKGKFLLLEVADFQPFHYGMVNLDPSIPLTIRREVMKGVEESWEKENPMEAWVDVYAYPIGYIMELSNSPKFIKGYLPPLPGSTVRILDETTYKSFVCYDGPSLGKIYGENMDITINLKRAIGYHIGIFAFTGSGKSNLSSLLVRKILSNCPNTKIVVFDVSMEYSVLLNDIISKYNSRIISTDRIPFSEEEAKKRFFRSHVIPEEILDLKKKMGENLGKIFRQGKMKQLYVPPQGTLYMTYGDLVDMVRTQAEDKYTAVSLKPVFYSMLTSLDKFMRENKLSREDLVDDRILPLLEETEKLAKDSHARENASIFTFILSLRSYVSIDMSENEEYDIEKVAIEILEDSPESPRLFVIELPNLDEGRQIVSSIIENVYARRKRSYSTDPKVLFIIDEAQEFIPYDTKSRGNSEASSSSIEKLLRHGRKYYLNALISTQRLAYLNTNVLQQLHTYFISTLPRPYDRQLVAETFGISDSLLDRTLDLESGQWLLVSFKAALPHDVPVFFTAENNLDILRKEMS from the coding sequence ATGGATCTAATGGGGAAATTGAGGGACGTAAAAGTCATCACCAGGCAAACCGCAGACGGAAGAGGTTCTATATCATTTAGATCTTATGTAATAGAATTTCCTTTTTCTAGGTCTCAGATTAACGTTGGAAAGTTACTCTACACTCCAACGATAGAGAAGGGCAAGTTTCTACTTTTAGAGGTAGCAGACTTTCAGCCATTCCATTACGGAATGGTTAATCTAGATCCTTCAATTCCATTAACTATTAGGAGGGAAGTTATGAAAGGCGTAGAGGAGAGTTGGGAGAAGGAAAACCCTATGGAGGCCTGGGTAGACGTTTACGCATATCCAATAGGATACATCATGGAACTATCTAATTCGCCTAAGTTCATTAAGGGTTACCTTCCCCCTCTACCTGGATCTACAGTTAGAATTCTAGACGAAACTACATACAAGAGCTTCGTTTGTTACGATGGCCCTTCTCTAGGTAAGATATATGGCGAAAATATGGATATTACAATTAACCTAAAGAGAGCAATAGGTTATCATATAGGAATTTTTGCATTCACCGGATCAGGTAAGTCTAACCTTTCTTCCTTACTAGTAAGAAAAATCTTGTCTAACTGTCCCAATACTAAGATTGTTGTCTTTGACGTTTCGATGGAATATTCCGTTTTACTAAATGATATAATTTCTAAATATAATTCTCGTATAATTTCTACAGATAGAATTCCCTTTTCTGAGGAAGAAGCTAAGAAACGATTTTTCAGGAGTCATGTGATACCAGAGGAGATCCTAGACCTAAAGAAGAAAATGGGTGAAAACTTGGGCAAAATTTTTAGACAAGGCAAAATGAAACAGCTTTACGTTCCTCCTCAGGGTACACTTTACATGACATATGGAGATCTGGTGGACATGGTTAGAACACAAGCCGAAGATAAGTATACGGCAGTTTCTCTAAAGCCTGTGTTTTATTCAATGCTTACCTCACTAGATAAATTCATGAGGGAGAACAAACTTTCAAGGGAAGACTTAGTTGACGATAGAATTTTACCTTTGCTTGAAGAAACCGAAAAATTAGCTAAAGATTCTCACGCCAGGGAGAACGCCTCAATATTTACTTTCATACTCTCTCTCAGATCTTACGTTTCAATAGATATGAGTGAAAATGAGGAATATGATATTGAAAAAGTGGCTATTGAAATATTGGAAGATTCTCCTGAATCCCCTCGACTTTTCGTTATAGAACTTCCTAATCTAGATGAAGGAAGGCAGATAGTTTCATCAATAATTGAAAATGTTTATGCTAGGAGGAAGAGGTCTTATTCTACGGATCCAAAGGTCCTATTCATAATAGATGAGGCTCAAGAATTCATACCTTACGATACAAAATCTAGGGGAAACAGTGAGGCTTCTAGCTCATCAATAGAGAAACTTCTAAGGCATGGGAGGAAGTATTACCTAAATGCTTTAATAAGCACGCAGAGGCTAGCATATCTTAATACCAACGTATTGCAACAACTTCACACATATTTCATTAGTACGTTACCTAGACCTTATGATAGGCAATTGGTAGCAGAAACCTTTGGCATAAGTGATTCCCTCCTAGATAGAACCCTTGATCTGGAATCTGGGCAATGGCTCTTAGTTAGTTTTAAGGCTGCGTTACCTCATGACGTTCCAGTTTTCTTTACAGCTGAAAATAATTTGGATATACTTAGGAAAGAAATGTCGTAA